A window of the Paenibacillus woosongensis genome harbors these coding sequences:
- a CDS encoding DegV family protein: MTQVKIFADSISDVPNSWIEQHDIGIVPLYVVFGEIAYKDKLEITTTDIYRRVDEGGELPGTAAPSPADFVTAFAPCIEQGQDIVFISMSSKLSSTYQNALIAAEEFPAGRVRVVDSMHVSGGVALLVIKAALAAKDGASPQQIVELVEEWRERVEMEVLVDSLDYLHRGGRVSSVQHMIGSLLKIRPVLRIKDGFVISADKYRGKTEKAVQRMLQHLLDNFHKIDRDLIIVAQTLAEKAAGYIRTTLLEQTDAKEVAIIEGGCAISCHCGPRTVAIMYMRKAVHA; the protein is encoded by the coding sequence TTGACACAAGTTAAAATATTCGCGGACAGTATTTCTGACGTACCGAACTCTTGGATCGAACAGCATGATATCGGTATCGTTCCGCTATATGTCGTGTTCGGTGAAATCGCTTATAAGGACAAGCTTGAAATCACCACAACCGACATTTACCGCAGGGTGGATGAAGGCGGAGAGCTGCCCGGGACGGCAGCGCCTTCGCCGGCTGATTTTGTCACAGCCTTCGCGCCCTGCATCGAGCAAGGACAGGACATCGTATTTATCAGCATGTCCTCGAAGCTCTCTTCCACCTATCAGAACGCGCTTATTGCTGCAGAGGAGTTCCCGGCTGGACGTGTAAGGGTCGTTGATTCGATGCACGTATCCGGCGGCGTCGCGCTCCTTGTCATCAAAGCGGCTTTGGCGGCAAAGGACGGCGCCAGTCCGCAGCAGATCGTCGAGCTCGTTGAGGAGTGGCGCGAACGCGTCGAGATGGAAGTGCTTGTGGACAGCCTTGATTATTTGCACAGGGGCGGCCGTGTCTCCAGCGTTCAGCATATGATCGGCAGCCTGCTCAAAATTCGCCCCGTGCTGCGAATCAAGGATGGCTTCGTCATTTCCGCCGATAAATATAGAGGCAAAACGGAGAAGGCTGTTCAGCGGATGCTGCAGCATCTCCTCGACAATTTTCACAAGATCGATCGTGATTTAATTATCGTGGCCCAGACGCTTGCCGAGAAAGCTGCGGGTTACATCCGGACAACGCTGCTGGAGCAGACGGATGCAAAAGAAGTGGCCATTATCGAAGGCGGCTGCGCAATTTCCTGCCATTGCGGCCCGCGTACCGTTGCCATTATGTACATGCGCAAAGCTGTCCATGCCTAG